A part of Miscanthus floridulus cultivar M001 chromosome 6, ASM1932011v1, whole genome shotgun sequence genomic DNA contains:
- the LOC136458858 gene encoding uncharacterized protein: protein MSSSVSKMVEAMHTATQIWKALSNMYSKRGNVMVMMEIQNKADAVKQAGQPVEQYASELQYLWGELDHYASLHIRDPQDAQDVQKWIEDRSVTHFLRNLDPEFESRRAAFCHQDSLPTMEEAVSAMVIEESRLRMMSSNNPVKSAYSTVAERECFNCGEKGHLSYNCPLPKNYGGRSGTRGGHGSALGDQGGGCGGRGVVLKPMLLPWSGPQVNAATTEEVPSLTLTGEQVKQWQKIKSSEISKTNPAGPVIATTSHFGSFANYAHLGKGEEDGESDWDWSQT from the coding sequence ATGTCATCGTCTGTCAGTAAAATGGTGGAAGCTATGCACACCGCAACACAAATATGGAAAGCCCTGAGTAACATGTATTCCAAGCGAGGGAATGTGATGGTGATGATGGAAATTCAAAACAAGGCTGATGCAGTGAAACAAGCAGGGCAACCAGTGGAGCAATATGCTAGTGAGTTGCAGTACTTGTGGGGAGAGCTGGACCACTATGCTTCACTTCATATAAGAGATCCACAGGATGCCCAAGATGTTCAGAAGTGGATAGAGGACAGGAGTGTGACTCACTTTCTGAGGAACTTGGATCCTGAGTTTGAGAGCAGGAGGGCTGCTTTTTGTCACCAGGATAGTCTACCTACCATGGAGGAGGCTGTGTCAGCCATGGTCATTGAGGAGAGTAGACTTCGGATGATGAGTAGTAACAATCCTGTAAAGTCGGCCTATAGCACAGTGGCGGAGAGGGAGTGCTTCAACTGTGGAGAGAAGGGACACTTGAGctacaattgtcctctacctaAAAACTATGGTGGTAGGAGTGGAACTCGTGGAGGTCATGGTAGTGCTCTTGGTGATCAAGGAGGTGGCTGTGGTGGCCGTGGAGTGGTTCTCAAGCCAATGTTGCTACCATGGAGTGGTCCTCAAGTCAATGCTGCTACCACAGAGGAGGTTCCATCTCTCACCTTGACTGGGGAGCAGGTCAAGCAATGGCAGAAGATCAAATCATCTGAGATCTCCAAAACTAATCCAGCTGGTCCTGTGATTGCCACCACCAGTCACTTTGGTAGCTTTGCCAACTATGCCCACTTGGGCAAAG